The Trichosurus vulpecula isolate mTriVul1 chromosome 4, mTriVul1.pri, whole genome shotgun sequence genome contains a region encoding:
- the LOC118846891 gene encoding olfactory receptor 10R2-like: MIPPANLTMVNEFLLLGFSYLQEKQLLLFPLFLCLYLLILSGNITTVTAIRLEQRLHTPMYYFLSVLSVSEIFYTIVILPKMLLNLLSVLRTISFTSCAVQMFFFLGFAINNCLLLGVMGYDRYAAICHPLRYPILMSWQVCGQLSVTCGILGFMISLILVNLVFNLPFCNSNKVNHYFCDISPVIRLACTDSDTREFIIFILGALVLVAPFFFICISYFSILRTILNIPSTEGKKKAFSTCASHLTVVIIHYGCASFIYLRPTASYISNKDRLVTVTYTIITPLLNPMVYSLRNKDVQLAIRKLLSREFYLK, from the coding sequence ATGATTCCTCCAGCCAACCTTACTATGGTTAATGAGTTCCTGTTGCTGGGCTTCTCTTACCTACAGGAAAAGCAGCTTCTGCTTTTCCCACTGTTCCTCTGCCTTTATCTGCTCATTCTGAGTGGGAACATCACCACAGTGACTGCCATCCGCCTGGAACAGAGACTCCACACCCCAATGTACTACTTCCTGAGTGTTCTTTCTGTTTCTGAGATCTTTTATACCATTGTCATCCTGCCTAAGATGCTCCTCAACCTTCTTTCTGTGCTCAGGACCATCTCCTTCACCAGTTGTGCTGTCCAGATGTTCTTCTTCCTTGGCTTTGCTATCAATAACTGCCTGCTGCTTGGGGTGATGGGTTATGACCGCTATGCTGCTATCTGCCACCCTCTGCGCTACCCAATCCTCATGAGCTGGCAGGTGTGTGGGCAGCTGTCAGTCACTTGCGGCATTTTAGGTTTCATGATCTCACTAATTTTGGTTAACTTGGTCTTTAATCTCCCCTTTTGTAATTCCAACAAAGTCAATCACTACTTCTGTGACATTTCACCTGTCATTCGGCTTGCCTGCACAGATTCAGACACTCGTGAattcatcatcttcatccttGGAGCTCTTGTGCTTGTGGCCccctttttcttcatttgcatTTCCTATTTCTCTATCTTGAGAACCATCCTGAATATCCCCTCAACTGAGGGGAAGAAAAAGGCCTTCTCTACCTGTGCTTCTCATCTCACCGTGGTAATCATTCACTATGGCTGTGCTTCCTTCATCTACCTGAGACCCACAGCCAGCTATATTTCCAACAAGGACCGCTTGGTCACAGTGACATATACCATCATCACACCTCTGTTGAATCCCATGGTGTATAGCCTCAGGAATAAAGATGTACAACTGGCCATAAGGAAACTACTGAGCAGGGAATTTTACCTGAAATGA